The window GGGACGATGAGACAGGCCATGATACTTGGGGTTAGCCAAGACTTATACTTGGTCATATTTGCGATGGGTACTCTACGCCCCTTGCCAAGACTATCATGGTTGTGGTTAAATGGGATAGTAGCGATTTGAGAAACAAATAAAAATGAAAAACATAGACAGCGTAAAGGAATATTTCGGACTGGACATTGGTAACAGTAGTATTAAACTTGTCCAATTAAAGTCTAGCCATCCCAAGCCCGAACTAGTCACTATTGGTAGCACTCAGACTCCAGATGGACTAATAGCTAGTGATACTCCAGAGTCCAAAAGAGAAATAGCCAAACTGATTGTTAAGCTTGCCAAGGATAGTCAAGTCACCTCGAATAATGTGATAGCCTCATTGCCCAATTCTATAGTATCGGCAAATATTATTCGTGCTCCAAAACTCAAAAAGCAGGAGCTAGATCAGTCGATTAAGTTTCAGGCTGAAAAGTATATCCCAATACCGATTGACCAGGCAAAAATTGACTGGGCAGATCTAGGAGAAACACCTGACGGCAAGGAAGTAGAAGTTTTGCTGGTGGCAGCTCCACTCGAGAAGGCAAACAAATATTTAGAGATATTACAACTAGCTGGCCTGGAGTTGTTAGCACTTGAAATCAACCCATTGGCCCATATTCGTTGTTTTAGTAGTGTTAAGAATAGTCGATATTGCATAGTTGATCTCGGGATGAGTGAGACTGGAATTACCATAGTAGATAATCACATACCCAAGTTGATTAGATCAGTCAATATTGGTATTCGTAATCTTGTAGCTAATCTTGCTGAGAATCTTAATTTGCCGCCTGATCAAGCCAATGGCTATCTTTGGAGATTAGGGATTGGGCAGAGTCAGATGCAGAGTCAGATATTCTCAAGCATCCAGCAACAAACTGATACAGTGATCCAGGAAATCAGTAGATCAATCAACTTCTATAACAATCAAGTCGGTGCTGATACTGTCAAGAAGTTGATTTTTACCGGTGGGGGCATTAGTGTACCCGGATTGGTTAGTTATTATAGTGGTAATCTAAAAATCCCAGCAGAATATGGAAATCCTTGGCAACATGTTAGCTATAGTCCATCTCGTAAACAATATATCGATAAGACAGTCCCAACTTTTGCTACAGCGGTAGGTCTAGCTATGAGGAATCTGATCGAATGAACATCATTATTAATTTACTACCAGAAGTCTATCAAAGCCATTTAAAGGAAAAGTTTTATCGCAAGCTAATATTTAGTGGGGCTGTAGTAGCAACAATTGTGATGGTTACAGTCAATCTGGCCTTAAGTAGCTTATTTATTACTAGCAAGCTTAGCTTGGATGATGCCAAATCTAGTGTCAAAGCCAAGCAAGAGATTATTAATCAAAATCAAGAACTAATCAATCAAACTGCTACACTCCAACAAAATCTAGATTCTGCTTATCAACTAAGCATCAATAGAACTCATCACTCAAAATTAGTCGATAAGATATTTAATATTTTACCCTCAGGTGTACGTCCTGCATCGATTAAGATTAAAGATGATCTGGAAGTCAGTATTGTTGGTCGGGCAAATTCTACCGAAGAGGTAGCTGATAAATTAATTGGTAGTTTGCGAGATGCTAAGGATTCTCAGACTGGTGAATCATTATTTACCGATATCAAGACTGAATCAGTCTCAAGCTCGACTGGCAGTAGTCAAGTCGGATTTGAAGTAGTCTTTATTGCTAGTGAGATTATTCTCAAGGGAGAAAACCAAGATGGCAATTGATCTCAAAAACCTAACAAGCAAACAAGTAACTCTTAATGATATCAAGCACTTGAAGTTTAATTTGACTGCCGCTTTTGTAATTTGGTTGGTTCTTGTGGTAGCAATCGGCTTGGTTGGTATTACTCAATTTGCCTCATTAAGCGTCAAGAATCAGAAGGAAACTGAAGCTCTGGCAATCACAAGTCAAGATTTGGACAATAATATATCTAGACTCGATACCCTCAAGCAATCCTATCAAAAGATTACTGATTCTAGCTTAGCTTCAAATCTGACAGACGAAGAATTGATCCTTTCGGCTTTGCCAGAAGAGTTTGATGAAAATGATATCTATTTAATTATGAATCAACTAGCTAGACAAAGTTCGGTAGAGCTCGGTAACGCGTTTACTGAAAATAAAAACTCCAAGGAAGCTCTAATCAATGTCCCCCCTAAGGGAGTTCAAACAATCAGCTTCTCAAGTAAGATCAATGATGCATCGATTGGAAATTTCTTAAAATTTTTAGAGAACTCGGAAAATTCGCTTAGGACTTTAGATATTACCAGTATAGATATCACTATCTCGGATAACTCATCTCAACAATCTACTAGCTATAGGCTTTCAGACCAATCGGTTAAGGTCAAGATCAATCTGACAGCCTATTTTAGCCCAGCCGTCACACCAAAATCGACGACGGAGGTCTTATAATGAAATCAACTTCTACCAGACAATTAATTATCGTGATTGCAGCTTCAGCACTACTGACTATTGCAATATTTGTCTACATTCGATTTTTTGGGCCAAATTCAGGAATCACTGTCGAGAGACCATATCAATTCAAGACTGATTTTGATACGGAGACAATCAGGTACTTGAGAGGCCTGATTGATTATAGCTGATGCTTTCAAGAGAAGTTGAAACCCAGATAGTCAACTATCTGGTGTCACAAAATGTCCTGACAGCTCAGGCACTAGAGGAGCAAAAAAAGCTTGCTAATGTTAAGCGTCGAGGTTTACTCCAACAATTAATCGATAGTAAGGTCATTAGTGAAAATGATAGTGTTAAGTTGCTCGCCAGTGCAACCAAGACTCCCT of the Candidatus Saccharibacteria bacterium genome contains:
- the pilM gene encoding type IV pilus assembly protein PilM, which produces MKNIDSVKEYFGLDIGNSSIKLVQLKSSHPKPELVTIGSTQTPDGLIASDTPESKREIAKLIVKLAKDSQVTSNNVIASLPNSIVSANIIRAPKLKKQELDQSIKFQAEKYIPIPIDQAKIDWADLGETPDGKEVEVLLVAAPLEKANKYLEILQLAGLELLALEINPLAHIRCFSSVKNSRYCIVDLGMSETGITIVDNHIPKLIRSVNIGIRNLVANLAENLNLPPDQANGYLWRLGIGQSQMQSQIFSSIQQQTDTVIQEISRSINFYNNQVGADTVKKLIFTGGGISVPGLVSYYSGNLKIPAEYGNPWQHVSYSPSRKQYIDKTVPTFATAVGLAMRNLIE